A region of Neovison vison isolate M4711 chromosome 7, ASM_NN_V1, whole genome shotgun sequence DNA encodes the following proteins:
- the LOC122914458 gene encoding olfactory receptor 1030-like — MLKKNDTVVTEFILLGLTDRAELQPVLFVVFLVIYLITVIGNVSMILLIRSDSKLHTPMYFFLSHLSFVDLCYATSVAPQMLVHFLSKRKSISFLGCLTQFHFFIALVITDYYMLTVMAYDRYMAICKPLLYSSKMSRCVCFSLVATPYVYGFANGLAQTILMLRLSFCGPNEINHFYCADPPLIVLACSDTYVKETAMFVVAGFNLTCSLAIILISYIFIFSAILHIRSAEGRRKAFSTCGSHLTAVTIFYGTLFCMHLRPPSETSVEQGKIVAVFYIFVSPMLNPLIYSLRNKDVKSAIRKVVEKKLFLK, encoded by the coding sequence atgttaaagaaaaatgacacagTGGTGACTGAGTTTATTCTCCTGGGACTGACAGATCGAGCTGAGTTGCAGCCTGTCCTTTTTGTAGTCTTCCTAGTCATCTACCTTATCACGGTAATCGGCAACGTGAGCATGATTTTGCTGATCAGAAGTGACTCAAAACTTCACACTccaatgtatttcttcctcagTCACCTCTCCTTTGTGGATCTCTGTTACGCCACCAGTGTTGCTCCTCAGATGCTGGTTCATTTCTTATCCAAGAGAAAATCCATTTCATTTCTGGGTTGCCTTACACAATTCCACTTTTTCATTGCCCTGGTGATCACTGATTATTATATGCTCACagtgatggcctatgaccgctacaTGGCCATCTGCAAACCCTTGTTGTATAGCAGCAAGATGTCCCgatgtgtctgcttctctctcgtGGCTACCCCTTATGTTTATGGCTTTGCAAACGGTCTGGCACAGACCATCCTGATGCTTCGCCTCTCCTTCTGTGGACCCAATGAAATCAACCACTTTTACTGTGCAGACCCACCTCTCATAGTCCTTGCATGCTCAGATACTTATGTCAAAGAAACCGCCATGTTCGTGGTGGCTGGTTTTAATCTCACCTGTTCTCTGGCCATCATTCTCATctcctacattttcattttctcagccATTCTGCATATCCGCTCTGCTGAGGGGAGGCGGAAAGCCTTCTCCACCTGCGGGTCCCATTTGACGGCTGTCACCATCTTTTATGGGACACTGTTCTGCATGCACTTGAGACCCCCTTCTGAGACATCTGTAGAACAGGGTAAAATTGTTGCAGTGTTTTATATCTTTGTGAGTCCTATGTTAAACCCTTTGATCTATAGCCTGCGGAACAAAGATGTTAAAAGTGCAATCAGGAAAGTTGTCGAAAAGAAGTTATTTCTTAAATAG